A window of Pan paniscus chromosome 10, NHGRI_mPanPan1-v2.0_pri, whole genome shotgun sequence contains these coding sequences:
- the SMIM10L1 gene encoding small integral membrane protein 10-like protein 1: MAPAAAPSSLAVRASSPAATPTSYGVFCKGLSRTLLAFFELAWQLRMNFPYFYVAGSVILNIRLQVHI; the protein is encoded by the coding sequence ATGGCCCCCGCGGCGGCTCCGTCCTCCTTGGCCGTCAGGGCCTCAAGCCCCGCCGCGACACCCACCTCGTACGGCGTCTTCTGCAAGGGGCTCTCCCGCACCCTGCTCGCCTTCTTCGAGCTGGCCTGGCAGCTGCGCATGAACTTCCCGTACTTCTACGTCGCGGGCTCGGTGATCCTCAACATCCGATTGCAGGTACATATTTAG